A DNA window from Arachis hypogaea cultivar Tifrunner chromosome 18, arahy.Tifrunner.gnm2.J5K5, whole genome shotgun sequence contains the following coding sequences:
- the LOC112771826 gene encoding double-strand break repair protein MRE11: MAEAESELSNTVRILVATDCHLGYMEKDEIRRHDSFKAFEEICSIAEQKRVDFLLLAGDLFHENKPSRSTLVKAIEILRRHCLNDNPVPFQVVSDQTLNFQNSFGHVNYEDPHFNVGLPVFTIHGNHDDPAGVDNLSAVDILSACNLVNYFGKTVLGGSGVGQITLHPILIKKGSTAVALYGLGNIRDERLNRMFQTPHAVQWIRPESQEGCQVSDWFNILVLHQNRVKTNPKNAINEHFLPRFLDFIVWGHEHECLVDPQEVPGMGFHISQPGSSVATSLIDGESKPKHVLLLEIKGNQYRPTKIPLMSVRPFEYTEVILKDEADIDPNDQNSILEHLDKVVVKLIEKSRKKAVNRDELKLPLIRIKVDYSGFMTINPQRFGQKYVGKVANPQDILIFSKATRKAKGEGKIDDSERLRPEELNQQNIEALVAENNLKMEILPVNDLDIALHNFVNKDDKNAFYVCVQSNINETRNKIAKDSNTMNFDEEDLIVKVGECLEERVKQRSTQSKEPTQFTYADQSMEDFQGRSTSGIGPAVSFSDDDDTMQISTSKPSTRGRKGSSGASQNPTRGRGRGRGRGSSTMKQTTLDGAFRSSQRSASVAAATALQSAADDGDNLDSASSDSLENESNLPGRKRAAPRGRGRGSTQSSKRGRKSDNSTIHRMLMNNDDDDDDDDDDARKRLNKPRVTKNYGALRR; encoded by the exons atgGCGGAGGCAGAGTCGGAGTTATCGAACACGGTGCGCATACTTGTGGCGACGGACTGCCATCTCGGGTACATGGAGAAGGACGAGATACGGCGGCACGACTCCTTCAAAGCCTTCGAGGAGATTTGTTCAATAGCCGAACAAAAGCGCGTCGACTTCCTCCTCCTCGCCGGAGACCTCTTCCACGAGAACAAGCCTTCTCGCTCCACGCTCGTCAAGGCCATCGAGATCCTCCGCCGCCACTGCCTCAACGATAATCCCGTCCCCTTCCAAGTCGTCAGCGACCAGACCCTCAACTTCCAGAACTC GTTTGGTCATGTGAATTATGAAGATCCTCACTTCAACGTTGGTTTGCCTGTATTCACCATTCATGGGAATCATGACGATCCTGCAGGCGTG GACAACCTTTCTGCAGTTGATATTCTCTCAGCATGTAATCTAGTCAACTACTTTGGTAAAACAGTTCTTGGAGGTTCTGGTGTTGGTCAGATCACTCTCCACCCTATTCTTATCAAGAAG GGTTCAACAGCTGTAGCTTTGTATGGCCTGGGCAACATTAGAGATGAAAGACTTAATAGGATGTTTCAA ACGCCACATGCTGTGCAATGGATTCGACCTGAATCTCAGGAAGGATGCCAAGTCTCTGATTGGTTCAACATTCTGGTTCTTCATCAGAACAG GGTGAAAACAAATCcaaaaaatgcaataaatgagcACTTTTTGCCTCGTTTCCTAGACTTCATTGTGTGGGGACATGAGCATGAATGTTTGGTTGATCCGCAG GAAGTTCCAGGGATGGGATTTCACATTTCACAACCTGGGTCATCAGTTGCCACATCACTTATTGATGGAGAATCTAAGCCAAAGCATGTACTTCTTCTGGAAATTAAG GGGAATCAGTATCGTCCAACTAAGATACCTTTGATGTCTGTGAGGCCTTTTGAGTATACAGAG GTAATACTAAAAGATGAAGCTGATATTGATCCCAATGATCAAAATTCAATTCTTGAACACTTGGACAAAGTG GTGGTGAAGCTGATAGAGAAATCTAGGAAGAAGGCTGTCAACAGGGATGAACTCAAGCTTCCATTAATACGTATCAAG GTAGATTACTCTGGATTTATGACTATAAATCCTCAAAGATTTGGGCAGAAATATGTGGGGAAG GTTGCAAACCCACAAGATATTCTtatattctcaaaggctacaaGAAAGGCAAAGGGTGAAG GTAAAATTGATGATTCGGAACGACTTCGTCCAGAAGAATTAAATCAACAGAACATAGAAGCTTTGGTTGCTGAAAATAATCTG AAAATGGAGATACTTCCTGTCAATGATTTGGATATTGCATTACACAATTTTGTGAACAAGGATGACAAAAATGCATTTTATGTGTGTGTACAAAGCAATATTAACGAAACAAGA AACAAAATTGCTAAGGATTCAAATACCATGAATTTCGATGAGGAAGATTTAATTGTTAAAGTTGGAGAGTGCTTAGAG GAACGTGTCAAACAAagatccacccaatctaaggaaCCCACACAGTTCACTTATGCTGATCAGTCAATGGAG GATTTTCAAGGCAGAAGCACCTCTGGAATTGGACCTGCAGTTTCCTTTAGTGATGATGACGATACCATGCAAATATCCACCTCAAAGCCAAGTACCAGAGGTAGGAAAGGGTCCTCTGGTGCTTCTCAAAATCCAACAAGAGGGAGGggcagaggcagaggcagaggtTCTAGCACGATGAAACAGACAACTCTTGATGGAGCATTTCGCTCATCTCAAAG GTCTGCATCAGTTGCTGCTGCAACTGCACTCCAAAGTGCAGCTGATGATGGGGACAATTTGGACTCTGCTTCAAGCGACAGTTTG GAAAATGAATCCAATCTACCCGGAAGAAAAAGGGCTGCTCCAAGGGGTAGAGGTAGAGGATCTACACAGTCATCTAAACGTGGAAGGAAATCAGATAATTCGACAATCCATAGAATGCTCAtgaacaatgatgatgatgatgacgacgacgaCGATGATGCCAGAAAGAGATTAAATAAGCCTCGG GTGACTAAAAACTATGGAGCTCTAAGAAGGTGA
- the LOC112771317 gene encoding DNA-directed RNA polymerase V subunit 7 — MFLKVQLQWNVIIAAENAQPESLMLQRAIIIRLLSDFAAKKASKDLGYFLAVTVLERIGEGKVRQHTGDVLFPVVFNALTFKIFKGEVLEGVVHKVLKHGVFMRCGPIENAYLSNLKMPDYRYVPGENPCFMNAKMSKISKDDRVRFMVIGTKWLEAEREFQALVSLEGDYLGPVSTLDV, encoded by the coding sequence ATGTTTCTCAAAGTGCAGCTTCAATGGAATGTCATAATTGCTGCAGAAAACGCGCAACCAGAAAGCCTGATGCTTCAGAGGGCAATAATCATTCGTCTTCTGAGTGACTTTGCTGCAAAGAAGGCTTCGAAAGATCTTGGATACTTTCTTGCAGTCACAGTACTGGAGAGAATTGGCGAAGGAAAAGTTAGACAACACACCGGGGATGTACTCTTCCCAGTTGTCTTCAATGCCCTTACCTTCAAGATTTTCAAGGGTGAGGTTCTAGAAGGTGTGGTCCACAAGGTTCTGAAGCATGGTGTCTTCATGAGATGTGGTCCTATTGAGAATGCCTATCTGTCGAATTTGAAGATGCCGGATTACCGATATGTTCCTGGTGAGAATCCCTGCTTCATGAATGCCAAAATGTCCAAGATCAGCAAAGATGATAGGGTTCGCTTTATGGTGATTGGTACTAAGTGGCTGGAAGCAGAGAGGGAGTTTCAGGCACTGGTTAGTCTGGAAGGCGACTACCTAGGACCAGTTTCGACTCTTGATGTGTAG